From a region of the Micropterus dolomieu isolate WLL.071019.BEF.003 ecotype Adirondacks linkage group LG21, ASM2129224v1, whole genome shotgun sequence genome:
- the hnrnpk gene encoding heterogeneous nuclear ribonucleoprotein K isoform X4: METEIEQQEETSFSNTETNGKRPAEDADEQKSFKRSRNSDEMVELRILLQSKNAGAVIGKGGKNIKALRTDYNASVSVPDSSGPERILSISADIETVGEILLKIIPTLEEYQQYNGMDFDCELRLLIHQSLAGSIIGVKGAKIKELRENTKTSIKLFQECCPQSTDRVVLVGGKTERVVECIKTMLELIAEAPIKGRAQPYDPNFYDETYEYGGFTVMFEERAGGRRLMGGFPMRGGRSSGGDRGFDRMPSSRGGRGPMPPSRRDYEEMSPRRGPPPPHPSRVGRGSGRGRNMPMGHPHRGGDRRGRPDRYSDNMSGGGYDNSSSWDSYQSGGRGSYNDMGGPVITTQVTIPKDLAGSIIGKGGQRIKQIRHESGASIKIDEPLEGSEDRIITITGTQDQIQNAQYLLQNSVKQYSGHLL, encoded by the exons ATGGAGACAGAAATCGAACAGCAAGAAGAGACTTCATTCAGCAACACAGAGACTAACG GTAAGCGCCCTGCTGAGGATGCAGATGAGCAGAAATCATTCAAACGCTCCAGGAACTCGGATGAGATGGTTGAGCTTCGCATCCTCCTGCAGAGCAAA AATGCAGGAGCTGTAATTGGAAAAGGTGGCAAAAACATCAAAGCCCTTCGTACAGAC TACAATGCCAGTGTGTCAGTCCCAGACAGCAGTGGGCCTGAGCG CATCCTGAGCATCAGTGCAGACATCGAGACAGTTGGAGAAATCCTGCTGAAGATAATCCCAACACTGGAAGAG TACCAGCAGTACAATGGCATGGATTTTGACTGTGAACTGCGGCTGCTGATCCACCAGAGCCTGGCTGGCTCAATCATTGGGGTGAAGGGAGCCAAGATCAAGGAGCTCCGTGAG AACACAAAGACCAGCATCAAGCTTTTTCAGGAGTGTTGTCCTCAGTCGACAGACCGGGTGGTGCTGGTCGGCGGTAAAACTGAGAGGGTGGTGGAGTGTATCAAGACTATGCTGGAGCTCATCGCTGAG GCTCCCATAAAGGGCCGTGCACAGCCCTACGACCCTAACTTCTACGATGAAACGTATGAATATGGTGGATTCACAGTGATGTTTGAAGAGAGGGCAGGCGGTCGCAGGCTCATGGGTGGGTTCCCCATGCGCGGAGGCAGGTCCAGCGGTGGAGACCGCGGATTTGACCGAATGCCCTCTAGCAGAGGGGGACGGGGACCCATGCCTCCCTCCCGGCGGGATTACGAGGAGATGAGCCCCCGCAGAGGTCCTCCTCCACCCCACCCGAGTAGGGTTGGCAGGGGAAGTGGCCGTGGACGCAACATGCCCATGGGGCACCCACACAGAGGAGG TGACAGAAGAGGCAGACCGGATCGCTATAGCGATAACATG agcgGAGGAGGATATG ACAACAGTTCCTCCTGGGATAGCTACCAGTCAG GTGGACGTGGCTCCTATAATGACATGGGCGGCCCTGTCATCACCACACAAGTGACGATCCCTAAAGAT CTTGCTGGCTCGATCATTGGTAAGGGAGGCCAGCGGATCAAACAGATCCGCCACGAGTCTGGTGCCTCTATCAAGATTGATGAGCCTCTGGAAGGCTCTGAGGACCGAATCATCACCATTACTGGCACCCAGGACCAGATCCAGAATGCCCAGTACCTTCTACAGAACAG tgtgaaGCAGTACTCTGGTCATTTGCTGTAG
- the hnrnpk gene encoding heterogeneous nuclear ribonucleoprotein K isoform X3 has product METEIEQQEETSFSNTETNGKRPAEDADEQKSFKRSRNSDEMVELRILLQSKNAGAVIGKGGKNIKALRTDYNASVSVPDSSGPERILSISADIETVGEILLKIIPTLEEQYNGMDFDCELRLLIHQSLAGSIIGVKGAKIKELRENTKTSIKLFQECCPQSTDRVVLVGGKTERVVECIKTMLELIAEAPIKGRAQPYDPNFYDETYEYGGFTVMFEERAGGRRLMGGFPMRGGRSSGGDRGFDRMPSSRGGRGPMPPSRRDYEEMSPRRGPPPPHPSRVGRGSGRGRNMPMGHPHRGGDDRYYDSYRGSDDRSNDRRGRPDRYSDNMSGGGYDNSSSWDSYQSGGRGSYNDMGGPVITTQVTIPKDLAGSIIGKGGQRIKQIRHESGASIKIDEPLEGSEDRIITITGTQDQIQNAQYLLQNSVKQYSGHLL; this is encoded by the exons ATGGAGACAGAAATCGAACAGCAAGAAGAGACTTCATTCAGCAACACAGAGACTAACG GTAAGCGCCCTGCTGAGGATGCAGATGAGCAGAAATCATTCAAACGCTCCAGGAACTCGGATGAGATGGTTGAGCTTCGCATCCTCCTGCAGAGCAAA AATGCAGGAGCTGTAATTGGAAAAGGTGGCAAAAACATCAAAGCCCTTCGTACAGAC TACAATGCCAGTGTGTCAGTCCCAGACAGCAGTGGGCCTGAGCG CATCCTGAGCATCAGTGCAGACATCGAGACAGTTGGAGAAATCCTGCTGAAGATAATCCCAACACTGGAAGAG CAGTACAATGGCATGGATTTTGACTGTGAACTGCGGCTGCTGATCCACCAGAGCCTGGCTGGCTCAATCATTGGGGTGAAGGGAGCCAAGATCAAGGAGCTCCGTGAG AACACAAAGACCAGCATCAAGCTTTTTCAGGAGTGTTGTCCTCAGTCGACAGACCGGGTGGTGCTGGTCGGCGGTAAAACTGAGAGGGTGGTGGAGTGTATCAAGACTATGCTGGAGCTCATCGCTGAG GCTCCCATAAAGGGCCGTGCACAGCCCTACGACCCTAACTTCTACGATGAAACGTATGAATATGGTGGATTCACAGTGATGTTTGAAGAGAGGGCAGGCGGTCGCAGGCTCATGGGTGGGTTCCCCATGCGCGGAGGCAGGTCCAGCGGTGGAGACCGCGGATTTGACCGAATGCCCTCTAGCAGAGGGGGACGGGGACCCATGCCTCCCTCCCGGCGGGATTACGAGGAGATGAGCCCCCGCAGAGGTCCTCCTCCACCCCACCCGAGTAGGGTTGGCAGGGGAAGTGGCCGTGGACGCAACATGCCCATGGGGCACCCACACAGAGGAGG AGATGATCGTTACTATGACTCGTACCGTGGCTCAGATGACAGGTCAAA TGACAGAAGAGGCAGACCGGATCGCTATAGCGATAACATG agcgGAGGAGGATATG ACAACAGTTCCTCCTGGGATAGCTACCAGTCAG GTGGACGTGGCTCCTATAATGACATGGGCGGCCCTGTCATCACCACACAAGTGACGATCCCTAAAGAT CTTGCTGGCTCGATCATTGGTAAGGGAGGCCAGCGGATCAAACAGATCCGCCACGAGTCTGGTGCCTCTATCAAGATTGATGAGCCTCTGGAAGGCTCTGAGGACCGAATCATCACCATTACTGGCACCCAGGACCAGATCCAGAATGCCCAGTACCTTCTACAGAACAG tgtgaaGCAGTACTCTGGTCATTTGCTGTAG
- the rmi1 gene encoding recQ-mediated genome instability protein 1: MAPEIQAVVRATQAWLQSSWHVQVPFAWLEACVEWLLEEAGGAGHLSQQQINQQALDQWLLTDLRDLDFPVLPQGLTQAQKTEVNGTFCVQVDSVLDISQPAYGQLQEWRGTDCANDDVSAVTQTTQRPWEARPTRMLLMQVTDGVQCLEAMEYQSIPALSTALRPGVKLQLQGQMVCRLGVLLLGPTNVKVLGGEVEDLVDRNNKGRVLSRTLGLPEEQQQQHQQGGEEAPPAPQQGNQEVEDLELNDAELLASLEAQEEVGRVQIGPVRDSGYGTLSEPSTQSSRSTSVRSLVSTASSRSEASYRSGLTQSSRSDSVQGDRHSTEQEDSDLLPSDHLTQPEIPDHNMADEDFPDEDFDDLPLDELDSVIFQESTNVMESSHRSTPQNRETAPIEQPTFNGSGSRLGSSNSRYTTQKRDFQGVTRGATGHFFSPATSKPSGESEFVTKDESDFMDEDMDCFPEVETYRGPNQPPVPQGPSRHSESATSKTENLGSSCRLTGNSSRSVTSWEQSYTSSTAEYDRLCAKTGPQSDSSVPALTLTSPPFTYLCLLEEMMSKPHPRTTEIRVKAFIVTLLGKLSSSNGLWTVCATISDGTGYLDVVLSDEVLRGLLGFSVAEKGALKRDPAQRGKLDAGMRRCQEELVDMCCVMIVVVEPEGRKAVVTKADPINEQVVQELEQRVRDRRK; encoded by the exons ATGGCCCCTGAGATCCAGGCAGTGGTACGTGCTACCCAGGCCTGGTTGCAGTCTTCCTGGCACGTCCAGGTGCCATTTGCCTGGCTGGAAGCCTGTGTGGAGTGGCTGCTGGAAGAGGCAGGGGGAGCAGGTCATCTGTCACAGCAGCAAATCAACCAACAG GCGCTGGACCAGTGGCTGTTGACAGACCTGAGGGACCTGGACTTCCCTGTTCTCCCTCAAGGACTCACTCAGGCCCAGAAGACTGAAGTCAACGGCACCTTCTGTGTCCAG GTTGACTCAGTACTGGACATCAGTCAGCCTGCGTATGGTCAGCTGCAGGAGTGGAGGGGCACAGACTGTGCCAATGACGATGTGTCTGCTgtcacacagacaacacagaggCCCTGGGAAGCCAGACCAACCCGTATGCTACTAATGCAG GTGACAGATGGAGTCCAGTGCCTGGAGGCCATGGAGTATCAGTCTATCCCCGCACTCAGCACAGCTCTCAG GCCTGGTGTGAAGCTGCAGTTGCAAGGGCAGATGGTTTGCAGACTTGGGGTGCTTCTGTTAGGGCCAACCAACGTCAAGGTCCTGGGTGGTGAAGTGGAGGACCTGGTTGACAGGAACAACAAG GGCAGGGTGCTGAGTCGGACGCTGGGACTTCccgaggagcagcagcagcagcatcaacaGGGGGGGGAGGAGGCCCCACCAGCACCACAACAAG GTAATCAGGAAGTGGAGGACCTGGAGCTAAATGACGCGGAGTTGTTGGCCAGTCTGGAGGCCCAGGAGGAGGTGGGAAGGGTTCAGATTGGGCCTGTTAGAGACAGTGGCTACGGGACACTCAGTGAGCCCTCCACTCAGTCTTCAAGAAGCACCTCTGTCAGGAGCCTTGTCTCGACAGCCTCATCCAG AAGTGAAGCCTCTTACAGAAGTGGTCTGACCCAGAGCAGCAGAAGTGATTCAGTCCAAGGTGATCGCCACTCTACCGAACAAGAGGATTCTGACCTCTTACCTTCTGACCACTTGACCCAACCAGAGATCCCAGATCACAACATGGCAGACGAAGACTTTCCAGATGAAGACTTTGACGATCTTCCCCTGGATGAGTTGGACAGTGTGATTTTTCAAGAAAGTACAAATGTTATGGAGAGCAGTCACAGAAGCACGCCACAGAACAGGGAAACTGCTCCGATTGAGCAGCCCACTTTTAATGGCTCTGGGTCTCGTCTTGGGTCTAGTAATTCCAGATACACCACGCAGAAAAGAGACTTTCAAGGCGTTACTAGAGGAGCTACAGGGCATTTCTTTTCCCCAGCAACTTCAAAGCCATCGGGTGAATCAGAATTTGTTACAAAAGATGAGAGTGATTTCATGGATGAAGATATGGACTGCTTTCCTGAGGTAGAAACTTACAGAGGGCCGAATCAGCCTCCTGTTCCCCAAGGACCTAGTAGACACAGTGAGAGTGCTAccagcaaaacagaaaatttAGGCTCCAGTTGTAGACTTACCGGCAACTCATCAAGGAGTGTCACATCTTGGGAACAAAGTTACACCTCAAGCACTGCAGAATATGATAGACTATGTGCTAAAACAGGTCCACAGAGTGACAGCTCGGTCCCTGCTCTCACTCTGACCTCTCCACCTTTTACATATTTGTGCCTGCTAGAAGAGATGATGTCCAAACCGCACCCCCGCACCACAGAGATCCGTGTCAAAGCTTTCATTGTGACCCTCTTGGGGAAACTGAGCAGCAGCAACGGCCTTTGGACCGTCTGCGCTACGATATCTGATGGAACCGGGTACCTGGACGTGGTGCTGTCCGATGAGGTTTTAAGGGGCCTGCTGGGGTTCTCGGTGGCAGAGAAAGGGGCTCTGAAGCGTGACCCGGCCCAGAGAGGTAAACTGGACGCTGGGATGAGGAGATGTCAGGAAGAGCTGGTGGACATGTGCTGTGTTATGATCGTCGTGGTCGAACCGGAAGGCAGGAAAGCTGTGGTGACCAAGGCAGACCCCATCAATGAGCAAGTAGTCCAGGAGCTGGAGCAGAGGGTGAGAGACAGGCGCAAATAA
- the hnrnpk gene encoding heterogeneous nuclear ribonucleoprotein K isoform X1 produces the protein METEIEQQEETSFSNTETNGKRPAEDADEQKSFKRSRNSDEMVELRILLQSKNAGAVIGKGGKNIKALRTDYNASVSVPDSSGPERILSISADIETVGEILLKIIPTLEEYQQYNGMDFDCELRLLIHQSLAGSIIGVKGAKIKELRENTKTSIKLFQECCPQSTDRVVLVGGKTERVVECIKTMLELIAEAPIKGRAQPYDPNFYDETYEYGGFTVMFEERAGGRRLMGGFPMRGGRSSGGDRGFDRMPSSRGGRGPMPPSRRDYEEMSPRRGPPPPHPSRVGRGSGRGRNMPMGHPHRGGDDRYYDSYRGSDDRSNDRRGRPDRYSDNMSGGGYDNSSSWDSYQSGGRGSYNDMGGPVITTQVTIPKDLAGSIIGKGGQRIKQIRHESGASIKIDEPLEGSEDRIITITGTQDQIQNAQYLLQNSVKQYSGHLL, from the exons ATGGAGACAGAAATCGAACAGCAAGAAGAGACTTCATTCAGCAACACAGAGACTAACG GTAAGCGCCCTGCTGAGGATGCAGATGAGCAGAAATCATTCAAACGCTCCAGGAACTCGGATGAGATGGTTGAGCTTCGCATCCTCCTGCAGAGCAAA AATGCAGGAGCTGTAATTGGAAAAGGTGGCAAAAACATCAAAGCCCTTCGTACAGAC TACAATGCCAGTGTGTCAGTCCCAGACAGCAGTGGGCCTGAGCG CATCCTGAGCATCAGTGCAGACATCGAGACAGTTGGAGAAATCCTGCTGAAGATAATCCCAACACTGGAAGAG TACCAGCAGTACAATGGCATGGATTTTGACTGTGAACTGCGGCTGCTGATCCACCAGAGCCTGGCTGGCTCAATCATTGGGGTGAAGGGAGCCAAGATCAAGGAGCTCCGTGAG AACACAAAGACCAGCATCAAGCTTTTTCAGGAGTGTTGTCCTCAGTCGACAGACCGGGTGGTGCTGGTCGGCGGTAAAACTGAGAGGGTGGTGGAGTGTATCAAGACTATGCTGGAGCTCATCGCTGAG GCTCCCATAAAGGGCCGTGCACAGCCCTACGACCCTAACTTCTACGATGAAACGTATGAATATGGTGGATTCACAGTGATGTTTGAAGAGAGGGCAGGCGGTCGCAGGCTCATGGGTGGGTTCCCCATGCGCGGAGGCAGGTCCAGCGGTGGAGACCGCGGATTTGACCGAATGCCCTCTAGCAGAGGGGGACGGGGACCCATGCCTCCCTCCCGGCGGGATTACGAGGAGATGAGCCCCCGCAGAGGTCCTCCTCCACCCCACCCGAGTAGGGTTGGCAGGGGAAGTGGCCGTGGACGCAACATGCCCATGGGGCACCCACACAGAGGAGG AGATGATCGTTACTATGACTCGTACCGTGGCTCAGATGACAGGTCAAA TGACAGAAGAGGCAGACCGGATCGCTATAGCGATAACATG agcgGAGGAGGATATG ACAACAGTTCCTCCTGGGATAGCTACCAGTCAG GTGGACGTGGCTCCTATAATGACATGGGCGGCCCTGTCATCACCACACAAGTGACGATCCCTAAAGAT CTTGCTGGCTCGATCATTGGTAAGGGAGGCCAGCGGATCAAACAGATCCGCCACGAGTCTGGTGCCTCTATCAAGATTGATGAGCCTCTGGAAGGCTCTGAGGACCGAATCATCACCATTACTGGCACCCAGGACCAGATCCAGAATGCCCAGTACCTTCTACAGAACAG tgtgaaGCAGTACTCTGGTCATTTGCTGTAG